A part of Caretta caretta isolate rCarCar2 chromosome 1, rCarCar1.hap1, whole genome shotgun sequence genomic DNA contains:
- the LOC125630657 gene encoding uncharacterized protein LOC125630657: MKDRGHNRDLKQCRVKLKELRQAYQKTREANSRSGSEPQTCRFYDELHAILGGSATTTPAVLFDSFNGDGGNTEVGFGDEEDDEEEVVDSSQQASGETGFPDSQELFLTLDLEPVPPEPTQGCLLDSAGGEGTSAACVSMITGSSPSQRLVKLRKKKKRTRDEMFSELMLSSHTDRAQTNAWRQIMSECRKAQNDREERWRAEESKWRAEDRAEAQRWRQRDERRQDSMLRLLQDQTSMLQCMVELQQRQLEHRLPLQPLCNQPPSSPSSIASTPRRPRTRWGGLRPTSHSTTEDCPKKRRLSFNKF, encoded by the exons atgaaggacagaggccataacagggacctgaagcagtgccgcgtgaaactgaaggagctgaggcaagcctaccagaaaaccagagaggcgaacagccgctctgggtcagagccccaaacatgccgcttctatgatgagctgcatgccattttagggggttcagccaccactaccccagccgtgttgtttgactccttcaatggagatggaggcaatacggaagtaggttttggggacgaagaagatgatgaggaggaggttgtagatagctcacagcaagcaagcggagaaaccggttttcccgacagccaggaactgtttctcaccctagacctggagccagtaccccccgaacccacccaaggctgcctcctggactcagcaggcggagaagggacctctg ctgcatgtgtttcaatgatcacaggatcttctccttcccagaggctagtgaagcttagaaagaaaaaaaaacgcactcgcgatgaaatgttctccgagctcatgctgtcctcccacactgacagagcacagacgaatgcgtggaggcaaataatgtcagagtgcaggaaagcacaaaatgatcgggaggagaggtggagggctgaagagagtaagtggcgggctgaagacagggctgaagctcaaaggtggcggcagcgtgatgagaggaggcaggattcaatgctgaggctgctgcaggaccaaaccagtatgctccagtgtatggttgagctgcagcaaaggcagctggagcacagactgccactgcagcccctctgtaaccaaccgccctcctccccaagttccatagcctccacacccagacgcccaagaacgcggtgggggggcctccggccaaccagccactccaccacagaggattgcccaaaaaaaagaaggctgtcattcaataaattttaa